In one Pseudomonas fitomaticsae genomic region, the following are encoded:
- a CDS encoding class II aldolase/adducin family protein gives MNINQLPSIKDRVSAVEWQTRVDLAACYRLISLHGWDDLVFTHISAKVPGSEDFLINPFGLMFHEITASSLVKVDLEGTKLMDSPFEINPAGYTIHSAVHEVRHDVTCVVHTHTAAGVALSTQEAGLLPLSQQSVFVLASLSYHDYEGVALREDEKARLQADLGNTDFMILRNHGLLTCGASIADTFLRMFILQRACEIQLMAQSTSATLTRIPQPILDNAQQMINGAMRSTGGLGGSLAWPALLRKLDQQMPGYDA, from the coding sequence GTGAATATCAATCAATTGCCAAGTATTAAAGACAGAGTATCCGCCGTTGAATGGCAAACCCGTGTCGATTTGGCCGCCTGTTACCGCCTGATTTCCCTGCATGGCTGGGACGACCTGGTGTTTACTCATATCTCTGCCAAAGTCCCGGGCTCGGAGGATTTTCTGATCAACCCCTTCGGTCTCATGTTCCATGAAATTACTGCCTCGAGTCTGGTGAAAGTGGATCTGGAAGGCACCAAGCTCATGGACAGCCCGTTTGAGATCAACCCAGCGGGCTACACGATTCACAGCGCTGTCCACGAGGTTCGCCACGACGTCACTTGTGTGGTGCATACCCATACCGCGGCTGGGGTAGCTCTGTCGACACAAGAAGCTGGCTTACTGCCGCTGTCGCAACAATCGGTGTTCGTTCTTGCCAGTCTCAGTTACCACGACTATGAAGGCGTTGCCCTGCGTGAGGACGAAAAAGCGCGTCTGCAGGCTGATCTGGGTAATACCGACTTCATGATCCTGCGTAACCATGGGTTGTTGACATGTGGCGCGAGCATCGCGGACACCTTCCTAAGGATGTTTATCCTGCAGCGTGCCTGTGAAATCCAATTGATGGCCCAAAGCACCAGCGCCACTTTGACCAGGATTCCCCAGCCCATTCTCGATAATGCCCAGCAGATGATCAACGGCGCGATGCGTTCCACAGGCGGCCTGGGCGGCTCGTTGGCCTGGCCGGCTCTGCTGCGCAAACTGGACCAACAGATGCCGGGCTACGACGCCTGA
- a CDS encoding bile acid:sodium symporter family protein, whose translation MTATPLLSAFLPIALGIIMLGLGLSLTPSDFARVVKYPKPVLIGLSCQLLLLPFLCFLIAKGFNLAPALAVGLMLLAASPGGTSANLYSHLAHGDVALNVTLTAVNSVIAILTMPFLVNMSLLYFMEADQAIPLQFAKVLQVFAIVLVPVALGMLINKLAPRFAARMERPMKIASALFLVGTVILVLIKDWKTFLDYAPVVGLAALVFNLLSLGIGYWVPRLLQVPQRQAVAIGMEIGIHNGTLAIALALSPSLLNNSTMAIPAAIYSFIMFFTAAGFGWWVNIAYGKELILKKDEATR comes from the coding sequence ATGACCGCAACCCCCTTGCTATCCGCGTTTCTCCCTATAGCCCTTGGAATCATCATGCTGGGCTTAGGCCTGTCGCTGACCCCATCGGATTTCGCCCGTGTGGTGAAGTACCCAAAACCGGTGTTGATTGGTTTGTCCTGCCAGTTGCTCCTGCTGCCTTTTCTTTGCTTTCTCATCGCCAAGGGTTTCAACCTGGCGCCTGCCCTTGCCGTCGGCTTGATGTTGCTGGCGGCCTCTCCCGGCGGAACCTCCGCCAACCTCTACAGCCATCTTGCACACGGTGACGTGGCCTTGAACGTCACCCTCACTGCAGTCAACTCGGTGATAGCGATTCTCACCATGCCGTTTCTGGTCAATATGTCACTGCTGTATTTCATGGAGGCCGACCAGGCCATTCCTCTGCAATTTGCCAAAGTGCTGCAAGTTTTTGCCATCGTACTGGTGCCGGTTGCTCTGGGCATGCTTATAAACAAACTGGCACCGCGCTTCGCCGCACGCATGGAGCGCCCGATGAAAATCGCCTCCGCACTGTTTCTCGTCGGCACTGTTATCTTGGTGCTTATCAAGGATTGGAAAACCTTCCTGGATTACGCTCCGGTCGTCGGGTTGGCGGCCCTGGTGTTCAACCTGCTCAGTCTCGGCATCGGCTATTGGGTTCCGCGCTTACTCCAAGTACCCCAGCGTCAAGCCGTGGCCATAGGCATGGAAATCGGTATTCACAACGGCACCTTGGCCATTGCCCTGGCGCTTAGCCCGAGCCTGCTGAACAACTCGACAATGGCCATTCCTGCCGCCATTTATAGCTTCATCATGTTTTTCACTGCCGCAGGATTTGGTTGGTGGGTCAACATAGCCTATGGCAAGGAACTCATCCTGAAGAAAGACGAAGCGACTCGCTAA
- a CDS encoding NTP transferase domain-containing protein translates to MNDDISWPTLAVILAAGLGTRMRSLLPKVMHLVGNRPLLGHVLAAVEAADIDQCAVVLGAGNRAVADYLKQVAPSTRAFIQHEQLGTAHALFAARAALQSHEQGCVLVLFGDSPLISPQTLLQLRQALIDGAAVAVAGFHTESPGPYGRLLVEEGCLLAIREAKDASPQELEVGFCNGGVMGLRADTCLWLLERIGNQNAQGEYYLTDAVAVANSVGLQVTAVEVAEDDVLGVNDREQLHAAEQLFQQRRRLAFMQSGVSLMAADTVFFSADTQLAKDVCIEPCVVFGPGVSVGSGVRVDAFRRLENIRLEQPQNEGVCYG, encoded by the coding sequence ATGAACGACGACATTTCCTGGCCAACCCTTGCGGTGATTCTGGCAGCCGGGCTGGGCACTCGTATGCGTTCGCTGCTGCCGAAAGTCATGCACCTGGTGGGTAACCGGCCGTTGCTCGGTCATGTACTGGCCGCGGTCGAGGCCGCAGATATCGATCAATGTGCCGTGGTGTTGGGTGCAGGCAATCGTGCGGTTGCCGATTATTTGAAGCAGGTAGCGCCGTCTACGCGGGCGTTTATCCAACATGAACAGTTAGGCACGGCGCACGCCTTGTTCGCCGCTCGCGCCGCGTTGCAGTCCCATGAACAAGGTTGCGTGTTGGTGCTGTTTGGCGATTCACCGTTGATCAGTCCGCAAACGTTGTTGCAGCTACGTCAGGCACTGATCGACGGTGCGGCGGTTGCCGTTGCCGGGTTTCACACTGAAAGTCCCGGGCCTTATGGACGACTGCTGGTGGAAGAGGGGTGTTTGCTGGCGATCCGCGAAGCCAAGGACGCCAGCCCGCAAGAGTTGGAAGTCGGCTTCTGCAATGGCGGTGTCATGGGCTTGCGTGCCGACACCTGTCTCTGGTTGCTGGAACGCATCGGCAATCAAAATGCGCAAGGCGAGTACTACCTCACCGACGCCGTGGCCGTGGCCAACAGCGTCGGGCTGCAAGTGACGGCGGTGGAGGTGGCTGAGGACGATGTGCTCGGGGTTAATGATCGCGAGCAGTTGCATGCTGCAGAACAGCTTTTTCAGCAGCGTCGACGCCTGGCGTTCATGCAGTCGGGCGTCAGCCTGATGGCGGCAGATACGGTGTTCTTCAGTGCCGATACGCAACTGGCCAAGGACGTATGCATCGAACCTTGTGTGGTGTTTGGACCGGGAGTGAGCGTGGGTAGCGGGGTGCGGGTCGACGCGTTCAGGCGCCTGGAAAATATTCGGCTGGAGCAGCCGCAGAATGAAGGAGTGTGCTATGGGTGA
- a CDS encoding aminoglycoside phosphotransferase family protein, whose protein sequence is MTETRALSPTREDQRTAFLAGAGFAGAQLVALPVDASTRRYFRLSGVGLLLMDSPPDSEPIGPFVQIARHLYGLGLSAPAVVQVDEGAGLALIEDFGQDTYTRLLAAGHPESLLYHLAVDALVALHRAPPLAEMAPYDSRQLSEECALLIDWYIPLLIGKDAALDLRDSFLTLFAEACGDVALRREALVLRDFHVDNLMLLDGRKGVAACGLLDFQDALTGSAAYDLMSLLEDARRDVPEALRMALLTYYLTQRPELNAPRFLKDYRRLAAQRHAKVLGIFVRLAGRDGKHGYLAHLPRTLGLFVRALDAEAYAPLRDWFNRHVPGWREDLPPATLAMLCETPYRLVQGSSHGHV, encoded by the coding sequence ATGACTGAAACACGTGCGTTATCGCCAACTCGAGAGGATCAACGCACAGCCTTTCTGGCAGGTGCTGGTTTCGCCGGTGCGCAGCTGGTGGCGTTGCCGGTGGATGCCTCGACCCGACGCTATTTTCGCTTGAGCGGTGTGGGACTCTTGTTGATGGATTCGCCCCCGGACAGCGAACCGATCGGTCCGTTTGTACAGATTGCCCGTCACTTGTACGGGCTGGGGCTTTCCGCGCCAGCCGTTGTGCAGGTCGATGAAGGGGCGGGATTGGCACTGATCGAGGATTTCGGTCAGGACACCTATACCCGGTTACTCGCGGCCGGGCATCCCGAATCGCTGCTGTATCACTTGGCCGTCGATGCGTTGGTGGCGTTGCATCGCGCGCCGCCGTTGGCCGAAATGGCGCCATATGATTCCCGGCAACTGAGCGAAGAGTGCGCGCTGCTGATCGACTGGTACATCCCGCTGCTGATTGGCAAGGACGCGGCGCTCGATCTGCGTGATTCGTTTTTGACGCTGTTCGCCGAGGCTTGTGGTGACGTCGCGTTACGTCGCGAAGCTTTAGTTTTACGCGACTTTCACGTCGACAACCTGATGTTGCTCGACGGCCGCAAAGGCGTTGCCGCCTGTGGACTGCTGGATTTTCAGGACGCACTGACCGGTTCAGCGGCCTACGACTTGATGTCGCTGCTTGAAGACGCTCGCCGCGACGTGCCCGAAGCCTTGCGCATGGCGCTGTTGACGTACTACCTGACGCAACGTCCGGAGCTCAATGCTCCGCGTTTTCTGAAGGACTACCGACGGCTGGCCGCCCAGCGTCACGCCAAGGTGCTGGGCATTTTTGTACGCCTGGCGGGCCGCGATGGCAAACACGGTTACCTGGCGCATTTGCCGCGCACCCTGGGTTTGTTTGTTCGTGCGCTGGACGCTGAGGCCTATGCTCCGCTGCGCGATTGGTTCAACCGTCACGTACCGGGGTGGCGCGAGGATCTTCCTCCCGCGACCTTGGCGATGTTGTGCGAAACCCCCTATCGATTGGTTCAAGGATCATCCCATGGCCACGTTTAA
- a CDS encoding cupin domain-containing protein, with the protein MPEQSTTAGMTPYLLAVSSRTDLVDWGVQSDAVEGASHSSGRLLFKGPNNSPETGLWVCTPGRWRLSIPRDELCHFIAGNATYRNDDGEVIEVRPNTLVLFPAGWTGECHVRETLRNVYMLT; encoded by the coding sequence ATGCCTGAGCAAAGCACCACGGCGGGTATGACGCCGTACCTCTTAGCTGTCAGCAGCCGTACCGATTTGGTGGACTGGGGCGTGCAAAGCGACGCCGTCGAAGGTGCCTCGCACTCCAGCGGACGACTGTTGTTCAAAGGTCCGAATAACAGTCCAGAAACCGGCCTATGGGTCTGCACGCCCGGTCGCTGGCGGCTGTCTATCCCGCGTGACGAGCTGTGCCATTTCATCGCAGGCAATGCCACTTACCGCAACGACGATGGTGAAGTGATCGAAGTTCGCCCCAACACCCTGGTGTTGTTCCCGGCCGGCTGGACCGGCGAATGCCATGTTCGGGAAACCCTGCGCAACGTTTATATGCTGACCTGA
- a CDS encoding AraC family transcriptional regulator — MSERTTSSSWASTIVQSMEMGGVNCVELFRRLGMSYLALSDPDARFAQDDMTRLWQLAVETSGNPAIGLNMAKVVRPSSLHVVGYALMSSCNLQEGISSLVRYQRIIGEGADFSFHPKLDGYELTLAIHGDRLPSAKESAEGALAYFLAFCNWLACRPLKPRLISFRGGPPRSLEPYRETFNGPLQFNAEHYAVLFDRIDMDTPLPMANDALAHLHERFASDYMARFSEGQVTHQVRQILCRSLPQGEPKREEVAQALLLSERTLQRRLKEEGTSFHRVLDDTRRELASQYLIQPNIPLQEISYLLGFSAPSNFFRAFRRWFGTTPNEYRAGQ; from the coding sequence ATGAGTGAGCGCACCACGTCTTCCAGTTGGGCCAGTACCATTGTTCAGTCTATGGAAATGGGCGGTGTCAATTGCGTTGAGCTTTTCAGGCGCCTGGGCATGTCGTACCTGGCTCTGAGTGACCCCGATGCGCGCTTCGCACAGGATGATATGACGCGCCTATGGCAGCTGGCGGTCGAAACGTCCGGTAATCCCGCTATCGGCTTGAACATGGCTAAAGTGGTTCGTCCTTCCTCTTTGCATGTCGTTGGTTATGCTCTGATGTCCAGCTGCAATTTACAGGAGGGCATTTCCAGTCTTGTGCGCTATCAGCGCATTATCGGGGAGGGCGCTGATTTCAGCTTTCATCCCAAGCTTGATGGCTATGAATTAACACTGGCCATTCACGGTGATCGTCTGCCGTCGGCTAAAGAAAGTGCAGAAGGGGCCCTGGCGTATTTTCTTGCGTTCTGCAACTGGCTGGCCTGCCGTCCACTGAAGCCACGGCTGATCAGTTTTCGGGGGGGACCACCGCGATCTTTGGAGCCCTACCGCGAGACGTTCAACGGGCCGCTTCAATTCAATGCCGAGCACTACGCGGTGTTGTTCGACCGTATCGACATGGATACTCCATTGCCGATGGCCAATGATGCGCTGGCACACCTGCACGAGCGCTTTGCCAGTGACTATATGGCGCGTTTTTCGGAAGGTCAGGTCACCCACCAGGTACGTCAGATTCTTTGTCGTTCGCTGCCCCAGGGCGAACCCAAGCGCGAGGAGGTTGCTCAAGCCCTGTTGCTCTCCGAACGCACCCTTCAACGCCGGCTGAAAGAGGAAGGCACCAGCTTTCATCGAGTGCTGGATGACACCCGGCGCGAGCTGGCCAGCCAATACCTGATCCAACCCAACATCCCCTTGCAAGAGATTTCCTATCTTCTTGGCTTTTCGGCCCCCAGCAACTTCTTCCGTGCGTTCCGTCGTTGGTTCGGTACCACGCCTAATGAGTATCGGGCAGGTCAGTAG
- a CDS encoding HD domain-containing protein: MSHQASFTRMDDGTAEDWAIIAKHFPGFAAELPDRILTHLKLLDGDFGGFPVDRLTHSLQTATLAYRAGEDEEFVVCALLHDIGDTLGTYNHADIAAAILKPFVSEQNHWMIEKHGIFQGYYFFHHLGMDRFLREQFKDQPQYQKTIEFCARYDAAAFDPEGETLPLEFFEPMLRRVFARPKQSLYRMEKSAVSS, from the coding sequence ATGAGTCATCAAGCCAGTTTCACCCGCATGGATGACGGCACTGCCGAAGATTGGGCTATCATCGCCAAACACTTCCCGGGCTTTGCAGCAGAACTGCCTGATCGCATCCTGACCCACCTCAAACTGCTGGATGGTGATTTCGGTGGCTTTCCGGTAGATCGCCTGACCCATTCGCTGCAAACCGCCACCCTCGCCTACCGTGCCGGTGAGGACGAAGAGTTTGTGGTTTGCGCGCTACTTCACGACATCGGCGATACCTTAGGCACTTATAATCATGCCGATATCGCGGCAGCCATCCTCAAGCCCTTCGTCAGTGAGCAGAATCACTGGATGATCGAAAAGCACGGGATTTTCCAGGGGTATTACTTCTTCCACCACTTGGGCATGGATCGATTTCTGCGCGAACAATTCAAGGATCAGCCGCAGTACCAAAAAACCATCGAATTCTGCGCACGCTACGACGCCGCCGCTTTCGATCCCGAGGGCGAAACACTTCCACTGGAGTTTTTCGAACCCATGCTCCGTCGAGTTTTTGCCCGGCCGAAACAATCGCTTTACAGGATGGAAAAATCGGCCGTTTCGTCCTGA
- a CDS encoding aldehyde dehydrogenase family protein, which yields MATFNTDTALRFISPEYLPLTNVRDREVLDPATLQSVGLVGLCGEADVQAAVDAATTAQKQWRLVDAKSRAVRLHQLANAIEQDVACNREVARLMTLEMGKPFPEAMGELANCAPIFRYYAEMARDDAGKVAGTTQIGSFQHVRYEPYGVSVHIMPFNFPILLMCWTVAASLAAGNACIVKPAEATTLCTLKFMEHFTSMLPGLVSCVPGDAVTAQLLVKSTGTHAVAFTGSVAAGKAVAVACAGQMKPCVIEAGGSDPLIISRHAPLDVAAAGAVTAAFHLSGQICTSAERFYVVDEIHDEFVEKFAQRTRALRIGHGLEHTEIGPLVSEVARNKVMRLVDDALAKGATLVCGGRVPPQHSVGWFYEPTILTGVTGDMAILQEECFGPVAAICRVSDFDEAVRLANDSPFGLGASLFSTDLAEAMEAAERLEAGMVWVNNPLIDNDALPFGGWKMSGLGRELGRQGLEAFRRSKMVIIDHQPKIQSWWYPYADDMFYQEQA from the coding sequence ATGGCCACGTTTAATACTGATACTGCCCTGCGTTTCATCAGTCCCGAGTACCTGCCCCTTACGAATGTCCGTGACCGCGAAGTGCTTGACCCGGCGACGTTACAATCTGTGGGGCTGGTCGGCCTGTGCGGCGAAGCCGACGTGCAAGCCGCCGTGGATGCCGCCACCACGGCGCAAAAACAGTGGCGACTGGTCGACGCGAAAAGCCGGGCGGTGCGCTTACATCAGTTGGCCAACGCAATCGAGCAGGACGTCGCCTGCAATCGCGAAGTCGCGCGGTTGATGACTCTGGAAATGGGCAAGCCGTTTCCTGAGGCCATGGGCGAATTGGCGAACTGCGCGCCGATCTTTCGCTATTACGCGGAAATGGCCCGGGACGACGCGGGCAAGGTCGCCGGTACTACGCAGATCGGCTCGTTCCAGCATGTACGTTATGAGCCGTATGGCGTCAGCGTGCACATCATGCCGTTCAATTTTCCGATCCTATTGATGTGCTGGACGGTCGCAGCATCGCTGGCGGCGGGTAACGCCTGTATCGTCAAACCGGCCGAAGCTACAACCCTTTGCACGCTCAAGTTCATGGAGCATTTCACCTCAATGTTACCGGGCCTGGTGTCTTGCGTGCCGGGCGACGCGGTGACTGCACAGCTGCTGGTGAAGTCGACCGGGACTCACGCCGTTGCATTTACCGGCAGCGTCGCGGCGGGTAAGGCGGTGGCGGTGGCGTGTGCAGGGCAGATGAAACCATGCGTCATCGAGGCCGGTGGCAGCGATCCGCTGATCATCTCCAGGCATGCACCGCTAGACGTCGCGGCTGCAGGCGCAGTGACTGCTGCCTTCCACCTGAGCGGGCAGATTTGCACCTCGGCAGAACGCTTTTACGTGGTCGATGAGATCCACGATGAGTTCGTCGAGAAGTTCGCCCAACGTACTCGCGCCTTGCGCATCGGTCATGGTCTGGAGCATACGGAAATCGGGCCGCTGGTCAGTGAGGTTGCACGCAACAAGGTCATGCGTCTGGTCGACGACGCCTTGGCCAAGGGCGCGACACTGGTGTGTGGCGGACGGGTTCCGCCGCAGCACAGTGTGGGCTGGTTCTATGAGCCAACCATCCTCACCGGTGTGACGGGTGACATGGCGATTCTTCAGGAAGAGTGTTTTGGCCCCGTCGCGGCGATCTGCCGTGTTAGCGATTTCGACGAAGCGGTACGATTGGCCAATGACTCGCCGTTCGGTCTTGGCGCGTCGCTGTTTTCCACCGACCTTGCCGAGGCGATGGAAGCTGCCGAGCGTCTCGAAGCCGGGATGGTCTGGGTCAACAACCCACTGATCGACAACGATGCGCTGCCGTTTGGTGGCTGGAAAATGTCGGGCCTGGGACGTGAACTCGGGCGGCAGGGCCTTGAAGCGTTCCGGCGTTCGAAAATGGTCATCATTGATCACCAGCCAAAGATTCAGAGCTGGTGGTATCCGTATGCTGACGACATGTTCTATCAAGAGCAGGCTTAA
- a CDS encoding aldehyde dehydrogenase family protein, which produces MGDYQRLYIGGEWIVPVQGGVFETIDPSDESILAQVAAATSEDIDLAVCAARKAFDEGDWPRWTGAQRAQVLRRIADGIRTRQDALAAIEVRDNGKPLPEALWDIADTAGCFDFYAGLAESSALHHEQAISLSDGRFNSSVIKEPVGVVAAIIPWNFPMLMASWKVAPALAAGCTVVLKPSELTPLTALELARIADQAGLPAGVLNVVTGLGREAGAPLAEHPDVDKIAFTGSVPTGRKIMQAAAAEIKNISLELGGKSPFVIFADSDLDAAVEWILFGIFWNQGQVCSATSRVLVERALYPALLERLIAVTEEIQIGQGFTEGVKLGPLVSQGQLDKVLEAVAAGQQEGARLVSGGTRPAHLEKGYYFTPAIFADVPEQSSIWREEIFGPVVCLRTFDTEAEAIRLANDSPFGLAAAVMSRDIPRCERVARRFRAGIVWVNCSQPTFVEAPWGGYKQSGIGRELGEWGYNNYLETKQITRYDGGRWGWYLDSAG; this is translated from the coding sequence ATGGGTGATTACCAACGGTTGTACATCGGCGGCGAGTGGATCGTGCCGGTACAGGGTGGAGTTTTCGAGACAATTGATCCGAGCGATGAATCCATTCTGGCGCAGGTCGCCGCCGCTACGTCGGAAGATATCGACCTGGCTGTTTGTGCCGCACGCAAGGCCTTCGACGAAGGTGATTGGCCGCGCTGGACAGGCGCGCAGCGAGCACAAGTCCTTCGGCGAATCGCTGACGGTATCCGGACGCGTCAGGATGCATTGGCCGCCATCGAAGTTCGCGACAATGGCAAGCCGCTTCCGGAAGCGCTGTGGGACATCGCTGACACGGCTGGATGCTTCGACTTCTATGCAGGGCTCGCTGAAAGTTCTGCCCTGCATCACGAACAGGCGATCAGCCTGTCTGATGGGCGCTTCAACTCGTCGGTTATCAAAGAGCCGGTGGGTGTGGTCGCGGCAATCATTCCGTGGAATTTTCCAATGCTGATGGCATCGTGGAAGGTCGCTCCGGCACTGGCGGCTGGTTGCACCGTTGTGCTAAAGCCCTCGGAGCTCACACCGCTGACAGCCCTTGAGCTAGCGCGCATTGCCGATCAGGCAGGCTTGCCTGCAGGGGTATTGAATGTTGTCACAGGACTGGGACGTGAGGCTGGCGCACCGCTGGCCGAACACCCGGACGTGGACAAGATCGCCTTCACTGGCAGCGTCCCGACCGGGCGCAAGATCATGCAAGCGGCAGCGGCCGAGATCAAAAATATTAGCCTGGAGCTGGGCGGTAAATCGCCCTTCGTAATCTTCGCTGACAGTGACCTCGACGCGGCCGTGGAATGGATTCTGTTCGGGATATTTTGGAACCAGGGCCAGGTCTGTTCGGCCACCTCGCGTGTATTGGTGGAGCGTGCGTTATACCCAGCGCTCCTGGAACGCTTGATAGCTGTGACTGAGGAAATCCAGATTGGCCAAGGTTTTACTGAAGGTGTGAAGCTCGGGCCGCTGGTCAGTCAAGGACAGCTGGATAAAGTACTCGAAGCTGTTGCGGCGGGTCAGCAAGAGGGCGCGCGATTGGTTTCGGGGGGCACGCGTCCGGCCCACCTGGAGAAGGGTTACTACTTCACCCCGGCCATTTTCGCCGATGTACCGGAACAGAGTTCGATTTGGCGCGAGGAGATTTTCGGCCCGGTGGTGTGCCTGCGTACGTTCGACACCGAGGCCGAGGCGATTCGTCTGGCGAATGACTCGCCGTTCGGCCTGGCAGCGGCAGTCATGTCGCGTGATATTCCACGCTGTGAACGGGTCGCTCGACGCTTTCGCGCAGGGATCGTCTGGGTCAACTGCTCGCAACCGACCTTTGTCGAGGCTCCCTGGGGCGGTTACAAGCAGAGCGGTATTGGGCGCGAGCTGGGTGAGTGGGGGTACAACAATTATCTTGAAACCAAGCAGATCACTCGATACGACGGCGGACGCTGGGGCTGGTATCTGGACTCTGCTGGTTAA
- a CDS encoding cupin domain-containing protein — translation MTTPFLYDPLSITDVKDWGVIPTMLEGESRVSGAVLHKGPEGQSECGVWICTPGKWFCHVTSDEFCHFLEGRCTYVHESGEVIEIKPDTAAFFRKDWKGECTVHETVKKVYMIR, via the coding sequence ATGACTACCCCGTTTTTGTACGACCCGCTGAGCATTACTGACGTCAAGGATTGGGGCGTGATCCCGACCATGCTCGAAGGCGAATCCCGTGTCTCTGGCGCGGTGCTGCACAAAGGCCCCGAAGGCCAATCCGAGTGCGGTGTGTGGATCTGCACCCCGGGTAAATGGTTTTGCCACGTCACCAGCGATGAGTTTTGCCATTTCCTCGAAGGCCGCTGCACGTACGTCCACGAGTCCGGAGAAGTGATTGAGATCAAACCCGACACGGCGGCCTTTTTTCGCAAGGATTGGAAAGGCGAATGCACCGTCCATGAGACGGTGAAAAAGGTTTACATGATCCGGTGA